In Fusobacterium hwasookii, a single window of DNA contains:
- a CDS encoding pyridoxal phosphate-dependent aminotransferase, translated as MKISDRVKNMKYSAVRKLVPLAVEAEKKGIKVYRLNIGQPNIETPELFFEGLKNIPDHVIRYADSRGIAELLEQVIEVYARDGHILKKEDIIVTQGGSEALTFAILAICNPTDEVLIPEHFYSNYKSFLDISGAKLIPIPTDIENDFALPKKEVIQKLITSKTKAILYSNPCNPTGKVYTEEEVKLLDDLAIENDLFVIADEPYREFIYDDNDKHYSILDIEKAKENVIIIDSVSKHYSACGARVGFLISKNEEFMTYIMKFCQARLAAPTVEQYAVASLMKAPKEYFREIKEIYKRRRDIIVNSLNKIEGVTCSTPKGAIYAFAKLPVESSEDFCKWLLTDFVYDNSTVMLAPGEGFYETEGLGKNEVRFSFCVGENDIEKAMKVLEEGLKVYKK; from the coding sequence ATGAAAATTTCAGATAGAGTAAAAAATATGAAATATTCAGCTGTTAGAAAATTAGTTCCTTTAGCTGTTGAAGCAGAAAAAAAAGGAATAAAAGTTTATAGATTAAATATAGGACAGCCTAATATAGAAACACCTGAATTATTTTTTGAAGGTTTAAAAAATATACCAGATCATGTAATAAGATATGCAGACTCAAGAGGTATAGCTGAATTATTAGAACAAGTTATTGAAGTTTATGCTAGAGATGGGCATATTTTAAAAAAAGAAGATATAATTGTTACACAAGGTGGAAGTGAAGCTTTAACATTTGCAATACTTGCTATTTGTAATCCTACAGATGAAGTTTTAATTCCAGAACATTTCTACTCAAATTATAAAAGTTTCTTAGATATTTCAGGAGCAAAACTTATTCCTATACCAACAGATATAGAGAATGATTTTGCATTACCTAAAAAAGAAGTAATTCAAAAATTAATTACTTCTAAAACAAAAGCTATTCTATATTCTAATCCTTGTAATCCAACAGGAAAAGTTTATACAGAAGAAGAAGTTAAGTTGTTAGATGATTTAGCAATAGAAAATGATTTATTTGTTATTGCAGATGAACCATATAGGGAATTCATATATGATGATAATGATAAACACTATTCTATATTGGATATAGAAAAAGCTAAAGAAAATGTTATTATTATAGACAGTGTTTCTAAACATTATAGTGCTTGCGGAGCAAGAGTTGGATTTTTAATATCAAAAAATGAAGAGTTTATGACATATATAATGAAATTTTGTCAAGCTAGACTTGCTGCACCAACTGTTGAACAATATGCAGTAGCTAGCTTAATGAAAGCACCTAAGGAATATTTTAGAGAAATCAAAGAAATATACAAAAGAAGAAGAGATATAATAGTAAATTCTTTAAATAAAATAGAAGGAGTAACTTGTTCTACTCCAAAAGGGGCAATCTATGCTTTTGCAAAATTACCTGTTGAAAGTTCAGAAGATTTTTGTAAATGGCTTTTAACTGACTTTGTATATGATAATTCAACAGTTATGCTTGCACCAGGAGAAGGTTTCTATGAAACAGAAGGTTTAGGGAAAAATGAAGTAAGATTTTCTTTCTGTGTTGGAGAGAATGATATAGAAAAGGCAATGAAAGTCCTTGAAGAAGGATTAAAAGTTTATAAAAAATAG
- a CDS encoding MATE family efflux transporter, whose product MNIKEFLFEDKELIKKIFKIAIPSLFDLLAQTLISTSDMMMVSSIGASAISSVGVGSAAFNAIIPALIAVAIGTTAILSRAYGAKNKEEGQKALMQSYFIAIPIGIILMLLFFFFARPIIEIVGNAKDLNLEDAIIYQKTTAVGFVFLSIGITTFYAFRALGKNKIPMIGNTMVLIVNVIFNYLFIYVFKWGVFGAALATSIARGSVVIMCIYLIFINKRQWLSLNIKKMKFDYFTTKRIIKVGIPAAIEQLSLRFGMLIFEIMVISLGNLNYAAHKIALTAESFSFNLGFAVSLAATALVGQELGKNSPKNALKNGYLCTLIGLMIMSTMGLLFFIAPNLLISLFTDDPQVISLSTMALRLVSICQPFLAISMILSGALRGAGATRSVLFITFFGIFLIRIPTTYVFLNVFNMGLAGAWIVMTIDLIFRSSLCFYTFKRGKWKYLQV is encoded by the coding sequence ATGAATATAAAAGAATTTTTATTTGAAGATAAAGAGCTTATTAAAAAAATTTTTAAAATAGCTATTCCTTCACTTTTTGACTTACTTGCTCAAACATTAATTTCGACCTCTGATATGATGATGGTATCAAGTATAGGAGCTTCTGCTATAAGTTCTGTTGGGGTTGGAAGTGCTGCTTTCAATGCAATTATTCCTGCATTAATAGCAGTTGCAATAGGAACAACTGCTATTTTAAGTAGAGCTTATGGAGCTAAAAATAAAGAAGAAGGTCAAAAAGCATTAATGCAAAGTTATTTTATAGCCATTCCTATTGGAATTATTTTGATGCTTTTATTCTTCTTTTTTGCTAGACCTATTATAGAAATTGTAGGAAATGCTAAAGATTTAAATTTAGAAGATGCTATTATATACCAAAAAACAACTGCTGTTGGTTTTGTATTTTTATCTATTGGAATAACTACATTTTATGCTTTTAGAGCCTTAGGAAAAAATAAAATTCCAATGATAGGAAACACTATGGTACTTATTGTAAATGTTATATTTAACTATTTATTTATATATGTTTTTAAATGGGGAGTCTTTGGAGCAGCACTTGCTACATCAATAGCAAGGGGTTCTGTTGTAATTATGTGCATATATTTAATTTTTATAAACAAAAGACAATGGCTTTCACTTAATATAAAAAAAATGAAATTTGATTATTTCACAACTAAAAGAATCATCAAAGTCGGTATACCTGCTGCGATTGAGCAACTATCATTAAGGTTTGGTATGCTTATTTTTGAAATAATGGTTATATCATTAGGAAATTTGAACTATGCAGCACATAAAATTGCACTTACAGCAGAATCATTTTCATTTAATTTAGGTTTTGCTGTATCTCTTGCTGCTACTGCTTTAGTAGGACAGGAATTAGGAAAAAATTCTCCTAAAAATGCTTTAAAAAATGGATATCTCTGTACTTTAATTGGACTTATGATTATGTCAACTATGGGACTTTTATTTTTTATAGCACCTAATTTATTGATTTCATTATTTACAGATGACCCACAAGTTATTTCTTTATCAACAATGGCACTAAGACTTGTTTCTATCTGCCAACCTTTCCTAGCAATATCAATGATATTATCTGGTGCATTGAGAGGAGCAGGAGCTACTAGATCTGTTCTTTTTATTACATTTTTTGGAATATTCTTAATAAGAATACCAACAACTTATGTATTTTTAAATGTTTTTAATATGGGACTTGCTGGTGCTTGGATAGTAATGACAATAGATTTAATTTTTAGAAGCTCACTATGTTTTTATACATTTAAGAGAGGAAAATGGAAATACCTACAAGTATGA
- a CDS encoding dicarboxylate/amino acid:cation symporter, whose protein sequence is MENEKKGDTLIIKLVLGVIAGIIIGLVSNEQVISVILPIKFFLGELIFFVVPFIIIGFIAPAITQLKSNASKMLLTMLGLSYLSSIGAAFFSATAGYILIPKLNIVSTVEGLKELPALLFKVQIPSAISVMGALVLSLLMGLAVVWTNSKRTEELLNEFNNIMLMIVNKIIIPILPIFIATTFTTLAYEGSITKQLPVFLKVIIIVLIGHYIWIAILYTIGGIVSGKNPWSLLKHYGPAYMTAVGTMSSAATLPVSLKCVRKSGVLDEEITNFAIPLGATTHLCGSVLTETFFVMVVAKILYGNVPPVGTMILFILLLGIFAVGAPGVPGGTVLASLGLIISVLGFDETGTALMITIFALQDSFGTACNITGDGALALILNGIFKKK, encoded by the coding sequence ATGGAAAACGAAAAAAAAGGAGATACTCTGATAATTAAGTTAGTTCTTGGAGTGATAGCTGGGATAATTATAGGATTAGTTTCAAACGAACAAGTAATTTCTGTGATTTTACCAATTAAATTTTTCTTAGGAGAATTAATATTCTTTGTTGTACCATTTATTATAATTGGATTTATTGCACCTGCAATAACTCAATTAAAATCAAATGCTAGTAAAATGTTATTGACTATGTTAGGTTTATCTTATTTATCATCAATAGGAGCTGCATTCTTTTCTGCAACTGCTGGGTATATATTAATACCAAAATTAAATATTGTTTCTACTGTTGAAGGTTTAAAAGAATTACCTGCATTACTATTTAAGGTTCAAATACCATCAGCAATTTCAGTAATGGGAGCTCTAGTATTATCATTACTTATGGGACTTGCTGTTGTATGGACTAATTCAAAAAGAACTGAAGAATTATTAAATGAATTTAATAATATTATGTTAATGATAGTAAATAAAATAATAATTCCTATATTACCAATATTCATAGCAACTACATTTACAACTCTTGCTTATGAAGGAAGTATTACAAAACAATTACCTGTATTCTTAAAGGTAATTATAATTGTTCTAATTGGACATTATATTTGGATTGCAATTTTATATACTATTGGTGGAATTGTTTCTGGAAAAAATCCTTGGTCTTTATTAAAACACTATGGACCAGCATATATGACAGCTGTTGGAACAATGTCTTCAGCTGCAACTTTACCAGTTAGTTTAAAATGTGTAAGAAAATCTGGTGTTTTAGATGAAGAAATTACTAACTTTGCTATTCCACTAGGAGCAACAACTCACTTATGTGGTTCTGTTTTGACAGAAACATTCTTTGTTATGGTAGTTGCTAAAATATTATATGGAAATGTGCCACCTGTTGGAACAATGATATTATTTATATTATTATTAGGAATATTTGCAGTTGGAGCACCAGGAGTACCTGGAGGAACTGTTCTTGCATCACTAGGGCTTATAATTTCTGTTTTAGGTTTTGATGAAACTGGAACTGCTTTAATGATAACAATATTTGCTTTACAAGATAGCTTTGGAACTGCTTGTAATATTACAGGGGATGGAGCTTTAGCTCTTATCCTTAATGGAATATTTAAAAAGAAATAA
- a CDS encoding L-cysteine desulfidase family protein: METKIEKVLKILEEEIVAAEGCTEPIALSYAAAKARRILGTVPNKVDVFLSGNIIKNVKSVTIPNSEGMIGIEPAIAMGMIAGDDEKELMVISDVTHEQVEEVKKFLDKNIIQTHVYLGDIKLYIRLEISNGEDNVLLEIKHTHTNITRILKNGKILLSQICNDGDFNSSLTDRKVLTVKFIYDLAKIIDIDLIKPIFEKVITYNSAIAEEGLKGKYGVNIGKMILDNIERGIYGNDIRNKAASYASAGSDARMSGCGLPVMTTSGSGNQGMTASLPIIKFAAEKNLSEEELIRGLFVSHLTTIHVKTNVGRLSAYCGAICAASGVAAALTFLHGGSYEMVCDAITNILGNLSGVICDGAKASCAMKISSGIYSAFDATMLALNKEVLKSGDGIVGVDIEETIRNVGELAQCGMKGTDETILEIMTK, encoded by the coding sequence ATGGAAACAAAAATTGAAAAAGTCCTTAAAATTCTTGAAGAAGAAATTGTAGCAGCAGAAGGTTGTACAGAACCAATAGCACTGTCATATGCAGCTGCAAAAGCAAGAAGAATTTTAGGTACTGTTCCCAATAAAGTTGATGTTTTCTTATCAGGAAATATAATTAAGAATGTAAAAAGTGTTACTATTCCAAATAGTGAGGGAATGATTGGAATAGAACCAGCTATTGCTATGGGTATGATAGCTGGAGATGATGAAAAAGAACTTATGGTTATAAGTGATGTTACACATGAACAAGTGGAAGAAGTAAAAAAGTTTTTAGATAAAAATATTATACAAACTCATGTTTATCTAGGAGATATAAAATTATATATAAGATTAGAGATTTCAAATGGAGAAGACAATGTTCTTTTAGAAATAAAACACACTCATACTAATATAACTAGAATTTTGAAAAATGGTAAAATTTTACTAAGTCAAATTTGTAATGATGGTGATTTTAATTCATCACTTACTGATAGAAAAGTTTTAACTGTAAAATTTATTTATGATTTAGCTAAAATAATAGATATTGATTTAATAAAACCAATTTTTGAAAAAGTGATTACTTACAACTCTGCAATAGCAGAAGAAGGATTAAAAGGAAAGTATGGAGTAAATATTGGAAAAATGATACTTGATAATATTGAAAGAGGTATCTATGGTAATGATATAAGAAACAAAGCAGCTAGTTATGCTAGTGCTGGAAGTGATGCCAGAATGAGTGGCTGTGGTTTACCTGTTATGACAACAAGTGGAAGTGGAAATCAAGGTATGACAGCTTCTTTACCTATAATTAAATTTGCTGCTGAAAAAAATTTATCAGAAGAAGAATTAATAAGAGGCTTATTTGTTTCACATCTTACAACTATTCATGTTAAAACAAATGTTGGTAGACTTTCTGCTTATTGTGGTGCTATATGTGCTGCTTCTGGTGTTGCTGCTGCTCTTACATTTTTACATGGTGGAAGTTATGAAATGGTTTGTGATGCAATAACTAATATTTTAGGTAATCTTTCAGGTGTTATATGTGATGGTGCTAAGGCTTCATGTGCAATGAAGATATCTTCTGGTATTTATTCTGCTTTTGATGCAACTATGCTTGCTTTAAATAAAGAGGTATTAAAATCTGGTGATGGAATAGTTGGAGTAGATATTGAAGAAACAATAAGAAATGTTGGAGAACTTGCTCAATGTGGTATGAAAGGTACTGATGAAACTATATTGGAAATTATGACTAAATAA
- a CDS encoding toxin-antitoxin system YwqK family antitoxin: MEKKFKLLLLVLGALTLFSACSSVYTDDEMRARGMMMVLSKTMGSTSFEKRWKTTNKAAIVDSFKNGERDGEFKRYYLNGNLLMRYYFKAGNVEGPWEDYYPNGKLLMSGQMKADKEVGNWKYYDENGKLLGEAPYNQIPKAIRDAKEKNIDQFWKDIKSGK, from the coding sequence ATGGAGAAAAAATTTAAACTATTACTATTAGTTTTAGGAGCATTAACTTTATTTTCAGCTTGCTCATCTGTTTATACTGATGATGAAATGAGAGCTAGAGGTATGATGATGGTTCTATCAAAAACTATGGGATCTACTTCTTTTGAAAAAAGATGGAAAACAACTAATAAAGCTGCAATTGTAGATAGCTTTAAAAATGGTGAAAGAGATGGAGAGTTTAAAAGATATTATTTAAATGGAAATCTTCTTATGAGATACTATTTTAAAGCAGGAAATGTTGAAGGTCCTTGGGAAGATTACTATCCAAATGGAAAACTATTAATGAGTGGACAAATGAAAGCAGATAAAGAAGTAGGAAATTGGAAGTACTATGATGAAAATGGAAAACTACTTGGAGAAGCTCCTTATAATCAAATTCCAAAAGCAATAAGAGATGCTAAAGAAAAAAATATAGATCAATTTTGGAAAGATATTAAAAGTGGTAAATAG
- a CDS encoding metallophosphoesterase, with protein sequence MEKGTIIRKGQIKYINEDNYKRIFIISDLHGYYNLFLKFLEKVNLQKDDLLINLGDSCDRGSQSYELYLKYYEMIKEGYNILHILGNHEDMILTAIDTLDESDIEHWYRNDGETTIESFCNVTGLSNKDFFDKEKNKFLIDFLSAFPTLIISDKSIFVHAAYNPDLLPERQEEYFLIWNRQNFWDRNFTGKAIYFGHTPSKKDDHTIVYYPNNCTCIDLGTYKYDKMVGVEIKSKMEYYIDDFQTMLNEIFKK encoded by the coding sequence ATGGAAAAAGGAACAATTATACGAAAAGGACAAATAAAATATATAAATGAAGATAATTATAAGAGAATTTTTATAATTTCAGATTTACATGGTTATTATAATTTATTTTTAAAATTTTTAGAAAAAGTAAATTTACAAAAAGATGATTTACTGATAAATCTTGGAGATTCATGTGATAGAGGAAGTCAGTCTTATGAACTTTATTTAAAATATTATGAGATGATTAAAGAAGGATATAATATCTTACATATTCTTGGGAATCATGAAGATATGATTTTAACAGCAATAGATACTCTTGATGAAAGCGATATTGAACATTGGTACAGAAATGATGGAGAAACAACTATAGAATCTTTTTGTAATGTTACTGGCTTATCTAATAAAGATTTTTTTGATAAAGAAAAAAATAAATTTCTTATAGATTTCTTATCAGCTTTTCCAACTCTTATAATTTCAGATAAAAGTATATTTGTTCATGCTGCATATAATCCTGATTTACTTCCTGAAAGACAAGAAGAGTATTTTCTAATATGGAATAGACAAAATTTTTGGGATAGAAATTTTACAGGAAAAGCTATTTATTTTGGTCATACTCCCTCTAAAAAAGATGATCATACAATAGTATATTATCCAAATAATTGTACTTGTATAGACTTAGGAACTTATAAGTATGATAAAATGGTAGGAGTTGAAATTAAAAGTAAAATGGAATATTATATTGATGACTTTCAAACTATGTTAAATGAAATTTTTAAAAAATAA
- a CDS encoding oligopeptide ABC transporter substrate-binding protein — protein sequence MKGKLAKFFGLFAGLLLLASCGDVNGGGKETSKDTVDVSSIESKYPTYFKTDGEAVQADTLKVAIVSDSPFKGIFNGFLYSDAVDNHFMRYTMNVAFPLDNDLKIILDSDETPIKVTVNPEEKTVTYKINPKFKWSNGEPVTTKDIVKTYEIFANQDYITSAKSLRFSKNRKAVVGIEEYNQGKADKISGLEVIDDSTMKIHLKEITPSVYWGGNFAGEFINAKQFEGVAMDKIIESPALRKNPLSYGPYYIKEVIQGEKVIFEANPYFYKGEPKIKRIEMEILPPSQQVAAIKSGKYDLVFMASIDIFPEIEKFDNINIATRKANYMNYIAFKLGKWDAEKNESIVNPNAKMYDINLRKAIAYAIDNDAIGEQFFHGLASTAKSQLSPSFPSLHNPDINGYRIDIEKAKKLLDDAGYKDVDGDGIREGKDGKPIKFTFAMMSGGETAEPISQYYLQQWKSIGLNVELVDGRLLDFNNFYDRVEADDPAIDFCLAGIGFSSDPQQVSLFGKTAGFNISRYTSDTLDAALSATVSPEAMDDQKRIELYKNYERIFMDELPVVPQLNKYEFLPINKRVKMFDWTESRRGFGTEFDWSQLELTAPEPIVDSKN from the coding sequence ATGAAAGGTAAATTGGCTAAATTTTTTGGTTTATTTGCAGGATTGCTGTTGCTAGCTTCTTGTGGAGATGTAAATGGAGGTGGAAAAGAAACCTCAAAAGATACAGTTGATGTTTCTAGTATTGAAAGTAAATATCCAACTTATTTTAAAACAGATGGAGAAGCTGTACAAGCTGATACATTAAAAGTTGCTATTGTATCAGATTCACCTTTTAAAGGAATTTTTAATGGTTTTCTTTATTCAGATGCAGTAGACAATCATTTCATGAGATATACAATGAATGTTGCGTTTCCTCTTGATAATGATTTAAAAATAATTTTAGATAGTGATGAAACTCCAATAAAAGTTACTGTTAATCCAGAAGAAAAAACTGTAACATATAAAATTAATCCAAAATTCAAATGGTCTAATGGAGAACCTGTAACAACAAAAGATATTGTAAAAACTTATGAAATATTTGCAAATCAAGATTATATAACAAGTGCAAAATCTTTAAGATTTAGTAAAAATAGAAAAGCTGTTGTTGGTATAGAAGAATATAACCAAGGCAAAGCTGATAAAATTTCTGGACTTGAAGTTATAGATGATTCAACTATGAAAATACATTTAAAAGAAATAACTCCTTCTGTGTATTGGGGTGGAAATTTTGCAGGTGAATTTATAAATGCAAAACAATTTGAAGGTGTAGCTATGGATAAAATTATAGAATCACCAGCACTTAGAAAAAATCCTCTTTCTTATGGACCATATTATATTAAAGAAGTTATACAAGGAGAAAAAGTAATATTTGAAGCTAACCCATATTTCTATAAAGGAGAACCAAAAATAAAAAGAATAGAAATGGAAATATTACCTCCTTCTCAACAAGTTGCAGCAATCAAATCAGGAAAATATGATTTAGTATTTATGGCTAGTATAGATATTTTCCCTGAAATAGAAAAATTTGATAATATTAATATTGCAACTAGAAAAGCAAACTATATGAACTATATTGCATTTAAACTTGGAAAATGGGATGCTGAAAAGAATGAAAGTATAGTTAATCCTAATGCAAAAATGTATGATATTAATTTAAGAAAAGCTATTGCTTATGCAATAGATAATGATGCTATTGGTGAACAATTTTTCCATGGTTTAGCTTCAACTGCTAAATCTCAACTTTCACCATCATTCCCATCATTACATAATCCTGATATAAATGGCTATAGAATAGATATAGAAAAAGCTAAAAAATTACTTGATGATGCAGGTTATAAAGATGTTGATGGTGATGGGATAAGAGAAGGAAAAGATGGTAAACCTATTAAATTTACATTTGCTATGATGTCTGGTGGTGAAACAGCAGAGCCTATTAGTCAATATTATTTACAACAATGGAAATCTATTGGTCTTAATGTAGAATTAGTTGATGGAAGACTTTTAGACTTTAATAACTTCTATGATAGAGTTGAAGCAGATGATCCTGCTATTGATTTCTGTTTAGCAGGTATAGGATTCAGTTCAGATCCTCAACAAGTAAGTTTATTTGGAAAGACTGCTGGATTTAATATTTCTCGTTATACATCTGATACATTAGATGCAGCTTTATCTGCAACAGTTTCTCCTGAAGCTATGGATGATCAAAAGAGAATAGAACTTTATAAAAATTATGAAAGAATATTTATGGATGAACTACCAGTTGTTCCTCAACTAAATAAATATGAGTTTTTACCAATAAATAAGAGAGTAAAAATGTTTGACTGGACAGAAAGTAGAAGAGGATTTGGTACAGAGTTTGATTGGTCTCAATTAGAGCTTACTGCACCTGAACCTATTGTAGATTCTAAAAATTAA
- a CDS encoding ABC transporter permease, with protein sequence MENNKKEPIKTENPTGFSVIVREFKKDKLALFSFIAISLFIIVVFIASAFINLEQLQTVNIFRKYEAPSFDNFWNFFGRDAGGRSVMGYVIVGARNSITIGFIITIITTFIGLFVGLSMGYFGGKVDAWGMRLVDFISIMPSIMIIIVFVSIVPKYGIFQFIMIFSLFYWTSTTRLVRSKTLSEARRDYVNASKTMGTSNFKIMFREILPNISSIIIVSATLALASNIGIEVALSFLGFGLPAATPSLGTLISYASKPEIIQYKLYVWLPAAIVLLFMMLGINYIGQALRRAADAKQRLG encoded by the coding sequence ATGGAAAATAATAAAAAAGAACCAATTAAAACAGAGAATCCTACTGGTTTTTCTGTAATAGTAAGAGAATTTAAAAAAGATAAACTTGCCTTATTTTCATTTATAGCTATTTCACTTTTTATAATAGTTGTTTTTATAGCTTCTGCTTTTATAAACCTTGAACAACTACAAACAGTTAATATTTTTAGAAAATATGAAGCACCTTCATTTGATAACTTTTGGAATTTCTTTGGTAGAGATGCTGGTGGGCGTAGTGTAATGGGTTATGTTATTGTTGGAGCTAGAAATTCTATAACAATAGGTTTTATTATAACAATTATTACAACTTTTATAGGACTTTTTGTTGGCTTATCTATGGGATATTTTGGAGGAAAAGTTGATGCTTGGGGAATGAGATTAGTTGACTTTATAAGTATTATGCCATCAATTATGATAATAATAGTATTTGTTAGTATAGTACCTAAATATGGAATTTTTCAGTTTATTATGATTTTTAGTTTATTCTACTGGACAAGTACAACTAGGCTTGTTCGTTCAAAAACTTTATCAGAAGCAAGAAGAGATTATGTAAATGCTTCAAAAACTATGGGAACAAGTAATTTTAAAATTATGTTTAGAGAAATATTACCAAATATTTCTTCAATAATCATTGTAAGTGCTACATTAGCACTGGCTTCAAATATTGGTATAGAAGTTGCATTATCATTTTTAGGTTTTGGATTACCAGCAGCAACTCCATCATTGGGAACCTTAATTTCTTATGCTTCTAAACCTGAAATTATACAATATAAATTATATGTGTGGCTTCCTGCTGCAATAGTCTTATTATTTATGATGTTGGGAATAAACTATATAGGACAGGCATTAAGAAGAGCTGCTGATGCAAAACAAAGATTAGGATAA
- the opp4B gene encoding oligopeptide ABC transporter permease, with protein sequence MWKTILRRILLMIPQLFILSLLIFILAKLMPGDALSGRIDPSVDAETIEKIRIQMGYYDAWYIQYFRWLKNALHGDLGISYTYKLPVLTVIGGRAMNSFSLSILALIFMYCIALPVGIFAGKNQGSRFDKGVILFNFFTYAIPSFVMYLFAILLFGYKLKWFPTIGSVEAGVIKGTFAYYMSRLHHMILPAMCIAILSTTSTIQYLRNEVIDAKTADYVKTARSKGVPMRKVYTKHIFRNSLLPIAAFFGFQISGLLGGAVIAESIFNYQGMGKFFIESILTRDYSVVTTLILLYGLLFLFGSLLSDITMAIVDPRIRIE encoded by the coding sequence ATGTGGAAAACAATACTTAGAAGAATTTTACTTATGATACCTCAGCTTTTTATTTTGAGTTTATTAATTTTCATATTAGCTAAATTGATGCCAGGAGATGCACTTTCTGGAAGAATAGATCCATCTGTTGATGCAGAAACAATAGAAAAAATAAGAATACAAATGGGTTATTATGATGCTTGGTATATTCAATACTTTAGATGGTTAAAAAATGCTTTACATGGTGATTTAGGAATTAGTTATACCTATAAATTACCTGTATTAACTGTTATTGGTGGAAGAGCTATGAATAGTTTTTCACTTTCTATTTTAGCTTTGATATTTATGTACTGTATAGCACTTCCTGTTGGAATTTTTGCGGGAAAAAATCAAGGTTCAAGATTTGATAAAGGAGTTATATTATTTAATTTCTTTACTTATGCTATACCATCATTTGTAATGTATCTATTTGCAATTTTATTATTTGGCTATAAATTAAAATGGTTTCCAACAATAGGTTCTGTTGAAGCAGGAGTTATAAAAGGAACATTTGCATATTATATGAGCCGTTTGCACCATATGATTCTGCCAGCTATGTGTATTGCTATACTTAGTACAACAAGCACAATACAATATTTAAGAAATGAAGTAATTGATGCTAAAACTGCTGACTATGTTAAAACTGCAAGAAGTAAGGGTGTACCTATGAGAAAAGTTTACACTAAACATATATTCAGAAACTCATTATTACCAATAGCTGCATTCTTTGGTTTCCAAATATCAGGACTTTTAGGTGGAGCTGTAATTGCAGAAAGTATTTTTAACTATCAAGGCATGGGTAAATTTTTTATAGAATCTATATTAACAAGAGATTACAGTGTTGTTACAACATTGATATTACTATATGGATTACTTTTCTTGTTTGGCTCATTGTTATCAGATATTACAATGGCAATAGTTGATCCAAGAATAAGAATAGAGTAG